A DNA window from Argiope bruennichi chromosome X2, qqArgBrue1.1, whole genome shotgun sequence contains the following coding sequences:
- the LOC129959908 gene encoding uncharacterized protein LOC129959908 yields MRSDDLLIEVSTKKQAQQVMKMKATAHIPVTAASHTSLNFSKGVITCGELFNVPLEEIIAELKPQGVTHVRQISIRRDEQLLPTKHYILTFHRPTIPEFIYAGYIKLPVRQYIPNPLRCFKCQRFGHSKINCRGTLTCASCAGKDHDSEQCNAPEKCVNCGGCHTSFSRVCERWKVEKQITSIKFKESISYPEARKKVLAQTPKPGVSYATVAKTPFCVNCKCTNCVKYNPQTTTIEKSSDSEVENTASSTPETNKPFRSKPNSNSQISLKLKLSKRGLSPKGLRSKLKKSTAQNSVALGLATKGNVHKDLT; encoded by the coding sequence ATGCGTTCTGATGACTTGCTGATCGAAGTTTCTACGAAAAAACAAGCACAGcaagtaatgaaaatgaaagctaCAGCTCACATCCCTGTAACCGCTGCCTCTCacacatctttaaatttttccaaGGGTGTAATAACATGTGGTGAATTGTTCAATGTTCCCCTTGAAGAAATCATTGCGGAATTGAAACCCCAAGGAGTGACTCACGTACGCCAAATTTCCATTAGGCGGGATGaacaactccttcccacaaaacATTATATCCTTACATTTCATAGACCAACAATCCCAGAATTCATATATGCTGGATACATTAAACTACCGGTCCGACAGTACATCCCAAACCCCTTGAGATGTTTTAAATGCCAGCGTTTCGGCCATTCGAagattaattgccgcgggactctAACATGCGCCAGCTGTGCAGGAAAAGACCACGATAGTGAACAGTGTAACGCCCCCGAAAAATGCGTGAACTGTGGAGGCTGTCATACATCGTTTTCTCGAGTCTGCGAACGCTGGaaagttgaaaaacaaataacctccattaaatttaaagaatctattTCGTATCCTGaagcaagaaaaaaagtattagctCAAACACCCAAACCTGGTGTGAGTTATGCTACCGTTGCAAAAACACCTTTCTGTGTCAACTGTAAATGTACAAATTGTGTAAAATACAACCCTCAAACTACAACTATTGAAAAATCTTCCGATTCTGAGGTAGAAAATACAGCATCCAGTACACCTGAAACTAACAAACCATTTCGATCTAAACCAAACTCTAATTCGCAAATATCACTTAAGCTAAAGCTTTCAAAACGGGGACTCTCGCCAAAAGGTTTAAGATCAAAGCTAAAAAAATCTACAGCACAAAATTCCGTCGCTTTGGGACTTGCGACGAAAGGtaatgtccataaggacttaacgtaa